The following are encoded in a window of Sminthopsis crassicaudata isolate SCR6 chromosome 3, ASM4859323v1, whole genome shotgun sequence genomic DNA:
- the KPTN gene encoding KICSTOR complex protein kaptin isoform X2 — protein MLGGAADAPGPCPLGEDSFTRFSSQSNVYGLARGAQGRGELLAATLKGKVLGFRYQDLRQKIRPVAKELQFNYIPVDAEIVSIDTFTKSPPKRGLVVGITFIKDSGDKASPFLNIYCDYEPGSEYNLDSIAQSCLNLELQFTPFQLGHAEVQVGDQLETVFLLSGNNPAIHLYKENEGLHQFEEQPVEHLFPELTELSSSVLWLHVSNIPGSSRRLTALGCQSGYVRVAHVDQSSRTVLQTWTIQQDGPISRVVVFSLRPPAGDPGEGEGEAKGAPLPPEDYSVLVTSMMEPAVVYRNVLSRGLQDQALLPGSDQFDSVLCGLVTDVDLDGKPEILLGTYGQELLCYKSCEAGSLGPGLPQATADASFRLLWHRSFASPLLAMEHVDLTGDGLRELAVVSLKGLHILQHSLSQASRLLLTRLRRRALRQSQPRAEEEGPRTAELPGL, from the exons ATGCTGGGTGGCGCGGCGGACGCCCCGGGGCCGTGTCCCCTGGGAGAGGACAGCTTCACGCGCTTTTCGTCGCAGAGCAACGTGTACGGCCTGGCGCGCGGCGCCCAGGGTCGCGGGGAGCTGCTGGCGGCCACTCTTAAAGGGAAGGTGCTGGGCTTCCGCTACCAGGATCTCCGACAGAAAATCCGCCCCGTGGCCAAGGAGCTGCAGTTCAACTACATCCCGG TGGACGCCGAGATCGTGTCCATCGACACCTTCACCAAGTCGCCCCCCAAGCGAGGCTTGGTGGTGGGAATCACCTTCATCAAG GACTCCGGAGACAAGGCCAGCCCCTTCCTCAACATTTACTGTGACTATGAGCCGGGCTCCGAATATAACCTAGACTCCATCGCAC AGAGCTGCCTGAACCTGGAGCTGCAGTTCACCCCCTTCCAGCTGGGCCACGCCGA GGTCCAGGTGGGGGACCAGCTGGAGACGGTGTTTCTGCTCAGCGGGAACAATCCCGCCATTCATCTGTACAAAGAG AATGAGGGTCTGCACCAGTTTGAGGAGCAGCCGGTGGAGCACCTCTTCCCCGAGCTCACTGAGCTGAGCAGCAG CGTTCTGTGGCTCCACGTCTCCAACATCCCGGGCTCGAGCCGGCGGCTCACGGCCCTCGGCTGCCAGAGTGGTTATGTCCGTGTGGCCCACGTTGACCAGAGCAGCAGAA ctgtgctgcagactTGGACCATCCAGCAGGACGGGCCCATCTCGCGAGTGGTTGTCTTCAGCCTCCGGCCCCCAGCAGGAGAccccggggagggggagggag aGGCCAAAGGGGCCCCCCTGCCTCCAGAGGACTATAGCGTCCTGGTGACCAGCATGATGGAGCCGGCCGTGGTGTACCG GAACGTCCTGTCCCGCGGGCTTCAGGACCAGGCGCTGCTGCCCGGGAGCGACCAGTTTGATAGCGTCCTGTGTGGGCTCGTCACCGATGTGGACCTGGATGGGAAGCCCGAGATTCTGCTGGGCACCTACGGCCAG GAGCTGCTCTGTTACAAGTCCTGCGAGGCCGGGAGCCTGGGTCCAGGCCTCCCCCAGGCCACGGCCGACGCCAGCTTCCGCCTCCTGTGGCATCGCAGCTTTGCCAGCCCCCTGCTGGCCATGGAACACGTGGACCTGACCGGGGACGGCCTTCGGGAGCTGGCCGTGGTGTCCCTGAAGGGCCTGCACATCCTCCAG CACAGCCTGAGCCAAGCGTCCCGCCTGCTCCTGACGCGGCTTCGGCGGAGGGCCCTGCGGCAGAGTCAGCCACGGGCAGAGGAGGAAGGGCCCCGGACGGCCGAGCTCCCTGGCCTTTGA
- the KPTN gene encoding KICSTOR complex protein kaptin isoform X1, translating into MLGGAADAPGPCPLGEDSFTRFSSQSNVYGLARGAQGRGELLAATLKGKVLGFRYQDLRQKIRPVAKELQFNYIPVDAEIVSIDTFTKSPPKRGLVVGITFIKDSGDKASPFLNIYCDYEPGSEYNLDSIAQSCLNLELQFTPFQLGHAEVQVGDQLETVFLLSGNNPAIHLYKENEGLHQFEEQPVEHLFPELTELSSSVLWLHVSNIPGSSRRLTALGCQSGYVRVAHVDQSSRTVLQTWTIQQDGPISRVVVFSLRPPAGDPGEGEGEAKGAPLPPEDYSVLVTSMMEPAVVYRNVLSRGLQDQALLPGSDQFDSVLCGLVTDVDLDGKPEILLGTYGQELLCYKSCEAGSLGPGLPQATADASFRLLWHRSFASPLLAMEHVDLTGDGLRELAVVSLKGLHILQPEPSVPPAPDAASAEGPAAESATGRGGRAPDGRAPWPLRTLIPQGRLGTLGGQRAGNKAGKRPPHFPTTWV; encoded by the exons ATGCTGGGTGGCGCGGCGGACGCCCCGGGGCCGTGTCCCCTGGGAGAGGACAGCTTCACGCGCTTTTCGTCGCAGAGCAACGTGTACGGCCTGGCGCGCGGCGCCCAGGGTCGCGGGGAGCTGCTGGCGGCCACTCTTAAAGGGAAGGTGCTGGGCTTCCGCTACCAGGATCTCCGACAGAAAATCCGCCCCGTGGCCAAGGAGCTGCAGTTCAACTACATCCCGG TGGACGCCGAGATCGTGTCCATCGACACCTTCACCAAGTCGCCCCCCAAGCGAGGCTTGGTGGTGGGAATCACCTTCATCAAG GACTCCGGAGACAAGGCCAGCCCCTTCCTCAACATTTACTGTGACTATGAGCCGGGCTCCGAATATAACCTAGACTCCATCGCAC AGAGCTGCCTGAACCTGGAGCTGCAGTTCACCCCCTTCCAGCTGGGCCACGCCGA GGTCCAGGTGGGGGACCAGCTGGAGACGGTGTTTCTGCTCAGCGGGAACAATCCCGCCATTCATCTGTACAAAGAG AATGAGGGTCTGCACCAGTTTGAGGAGCAGCCGGTGGAGCACCTCTTCCCCGAGCTCACTGAGCTGAGCAGCAG CGTTCTGTGGCTCCACGTCTCCAACATCCCGGGCTCGAGCCGGCGGCTCACGGCCCTCGGCTGCCAGAGTGGTTATGTCCGTGTGGCCCACGTTGACCAGAGCAGCAGAA ctgtgctgcagactTGGACCATCCAGCAGGACGGGCCCATCTCGCGAGTGGTTGTCTTCAGCCTCCGGCCCCCAGCAGGAGAccccggggagggggagggag aGGCCAAAGGGGCCCCCCTGCCTCCAGAGGACTATAGCGTCCTGGTGACCAGCATGATGGAGCCGGCCGTGGTGTACCG GAACGTCCTGTCCCGCGGGCTTCAGGACCAGGCGCTGCTGCCCGGGAGCGACCAGTTTGATAGCGTCCTGTGTGGGCTCGTCACCGATGTGGACCTGGATGGGAAGCCCGAGATTCTGCTGGGCACCTACGGCCAG GAGCTGCTCTGTTACAAGTCCTGCGAGGCCGGGAGCCTGGGTCCAGGCCTCCCCCAGGCCACGGCCGACGCCAGCTTCCGCCTCCTGTGGCATCGCAGCTTTGCCAGCCCCCTGCTGGCCATGGAACACGTGGACCTGACCGGGGACGGCCTTCGGGAGCTGGCCGTGGTGTCCCTGAAGGGCCTGCACATCCTCCAG CCTGAGCCAAGCGTCCCGCCTGCTCCTGACGCGGCTTCGGCGGAGGGCCCTGCGGCAGAGTCAGCCACGGGCAGAGGAGGAAGGGCCCCGGACGGCCGAGCTCCCTGGCCTTTGAGGACCCTCATCCCCCAGGGCAGGCTGGGAACTCTTGGGGGTCAAAGGGCTGGGAACAAGGCTGGGAAGAGGCCCCCCCACTTTCCCACAACCTGGGTGTGA
- the SLC8A2 gene encoding sodium/calcium exchanger 2 isoform X1 has protein sequence MAPSLALAGAALLAGVVPCSGDTPASASPAPTSSPNASQESSCPGSTRCQPGVLLPVWEPDDPSLGDKAARAVVYFVAMVYMFLGVSIIADRFMTSIEVITSKEKEVTVTKSNGETSVGTVRIWNETVSNLTLMALGSSAPEILLSVIEVCGHNFQAGELGPGTIVGSAAFNMFVVIAVCIYVIPPGESRRIKHLRVFFVTASWSIFAYIWLYLILAVISPGVVQVWEALLTLVFFPVCVVFAWMADKRLLFYKYVYKRYRADPRSGVIIGAEGDYPKGIEMDGTFVGPDHHRVEAGLGPGPSPEDRELDESRKEVIQILKDLKQKHPDKGLDQLVGMANYYALLHQQKSRAFYRIQATRLMTGAGNVLRKHVADASRKPALLDGPEEEEEDGASHIFFEPSLYHCLENCGSVMLSVACQGGEGNSTFYVDYRTEDGSAKAGSDYEYSEGTLVFKPGETQKELRIGIIDDDIFEEDEHFFVRLMNLRVGDAQGMFEPDGGGRPKGRLVSPALATVTILDDDHAGIFTFQDRRLHVSECMGTVDVRVIRSSGARGTVRLPYRTVEGTARGGGVHYEDACGELEFGDDETMKTLQVKIVDDEEYEKKDNFFIELGQPQWLKRGISGGCGCGWSALLLNQGDGDRKLTAEEEEARRIAEMGKPVLGENCRLEVIIEESYDFKNTVDKLIKKTNLALVIGTHSWREQFLEAITVSAGDEEEEEDGTREERLPSCFDYVMHFLTVFWKVLFACVPPTEYCHGWACFGVSILVIGLLTALIGDLASHFGCTVGLKDSVNAVVFVALGTSIPDTFASKVAALQDQCADASIGNVTGSNAVNVFLGLGVAWSVAAVYWAAQGRAFEVQAGALAFSVTLFTIFAFVAVSVLLYRRRPHIGGELGGPRGPKLATAALFLGLWLLYILFASLEAYCHIRGF, from the exons ATGGCCCCCTCGCTAGCTCTGGCCGGGGCCGCCCTGCTGGCAGGCGTGGTCCCCTGCTCCGGGGACACCCCCGCCTCGGCCTCCCCGGCGCCGACCTCGAGCCCCAATGCGAGCCAGGAGAGCAGCTGCCCGGGCTCCACCCGCTGCCAGCCCGGGGTCCTGCTGCCCGTGTGGGAGCCGGACGACCCGTCGCTGGGAGACAAGGCTGCCAGGGCCGTGGTTTACTTCGTGGCCATGGTCTACATGTTCCTGGGAGTGTCCATCATCGCTGACCGCTTCATGACCTCCATCGAAGTCATCACCTCCAAGGAGAAGGAGGTCACGGTCACCAAGAGCAACGGCGAGACCAGCGTGGGCACCGTGCGCATCTGGAACGAGACCGTCTCCAACCTGACCCTGATGGCCCTGGGCTCCTCGGCCCCCGAGATCCTGCTGTCCGTCATCGAGGTGTGCGGCCACAACTTCCAGGCTGGGGAGCTGGGGCCGGGCACCATAGTGGGCAGTGCCGCCTTCAACATGTTTGTGGTCATTGCCGTCTGCATCTACGTCATCCCCCCCGGGGAGAGCCGGCGCATCAAGCACCTGAGGGTCTTCTTCGTCACGGCCTCCTGGAGCATCTTTGCCTACATCTGGCTCTACCTCATCCTGGCCGTGATCTCGCCCGGGGTGGTCCAG GTGTGGGAAGCCCTCCTCACTCTGGTGTTCTTCCCCGTCTGTGTGGTCTTCGCCTGGATGGCCGACAAGCGCCTACTCTTCTACAAGTACGTCTACAAGCGCTACAGGGCGGACCCCCGAAGCGGGGTCATCATCGGGGCCGAGGGCGACTACCCCAAGGGCATCGAGATGGACGGCACCTTCGTGGGGCCGGACCACCACCGCGTGGAGGCCGGGCTCGGGCCAGGCCCGAGCCCCGAAGACCGGGAGCTGGACGAGAGCCGGAAGGAGGTGATTCagatcctcaaagacctgaaacaGAAGCACCCCGATAAAGGCCTGGACCAGCTGGTGGGCATGGCCAACTACTACGCCCTCCTCCACCAGCAGAAGAGCAGGGCCTTCTACCGCATCCAGGCCACCCGCCTCATGACCGGGGCCGGCAACGTGCTCCGCAAGCACGTGGCCGACGCCTCCAGGAAGCCGGCCCTGCTGGACGGgcccgaggaggaggaggaggacgggGCCAGCCACATCTTCTTTGAGCCCAGCCTCTACCACTGCCTGGAGAACTGTGGCTCCGTCATGCTCTCCGTGGCCTGCCAGGGCGGGGAGGGGAACAGCACCTTCTACGTGGACTACCGGACCGAGGACGGCTCGGCCAAGGCCGGCTCGGACTACGAGTACAG CGAGGGCACGCTGGTTTTCAAGCCCGGGGAGACCCAGAAGGAGCTGCGCATCGGGATCATCGACGACGACATCTTCGAGGAAGACGAGCATTTCTTCGTCCGGCTGATGAACCTGCGGGTGGGGGACGCCCAGGGCATGTTCGAGCCCGACGGCGGCGGGAGGCCCAAGGGCCGGCTCGTGTCCCCCGCCCTCGCCACGGTCACCATCCTGGACGACGACCACGCGGGCATCTTCACCTTCCAGGACAGGCGGCTGCACGTCAGCGAGTGCATGGGCACCGTGGACGTCCGGGTGATCCGCAGCTCTGGTGCGCGGGGCACCGTCCGCCTGCCCTATCGCACCGTGGAGGGCACGGCTCGCGGAGGGGGCGTCCACTATGAGGACGCCTGCGGAGAGCTCGAGTTTGGAGACGACGAGACCAT GAAAACTCTCCAAGTGAAGATAGTAGATGATGAGGAATATGAGAAGAAGGACAACTTCTTCATTGAACTGGGGCAACCCCAGTGGCTGAAGCGAGGGATCTCAGGTGGCTGTGGCTGTGGCTGGTCTG CTCTCCTGCTCAATCAGG GGGATGGAGACCGCAAGCTGACTGCAGAAGAAGAGGAGGCTCGGAGAATTGCAGAGATGGGGAAGCCGGTTCTGGGGGAGAACTGCCGCCTCGAAGTCATCATAGAGGAATCTTATGACTTTAAG AACACAGTGGACAAGCTCATCAAGAAAACAAACCTGGCTCTCGTGATTGGGACCCATTCCTGGAGGGAGCAGTTTCTAGAAGCTATCACTGTCAGCGCAG GGgacgaggaagaggaggaggacggGACGAGGGAGGAGCGGCTGCCCTCCTGCTTCGACTACGTGATGCACTTCCTGACCGTCTTCTGGAAGGTGCTGTTCGCCTGCGTGCCCCCCACTGAGTACTGCCACGGCTGGGCCTGCTTCGGGGTCTCCATCTTGGTCATCGGGCTCCTGACCGCCCTCATCGGCGACCTGGCCTCCCACTTCGGCTGCACCGTGGGCCTCAAGGACTCCGTCAACGCCGTGGTCTTCGTGGCCCTTGGGACGTCCATCCCGg ACACGTTCGCCAGCAAGGTGGCGGCCCTGCAGGACCAGTGTGCCGACGCCTCCATCGGCAACGTGACGGGCTCGAACGCCGTGAACGTGTTCCTGGGGCTGGGCGTGGCGTGGTCGGTGGCCGCGGTGTACTGGGCGGCGCAGGGCCGGGCCTTCGAGGTGCAGGCCGGGGCGCTGGCCTTCTCCGTCACGCTCTTCACCATCTTCGCTTTCGTGGCCGTGTCCGTCCTGCTCTACCGCCGGCGGCCGCACATCGGGGGCGAGCTGGGGGGCCCGCGGGGGCCCAAACTGGCCACGGCGGCGCTCTTCCTGGGCCTCTGGCTGCTCTACATCCTCTTCGCGAGCCTGGAGGCCTACTGCCACATCCGGGGCTTCTAG
- the KPTN gene encoding KICSTOR complex protein kaptin isoform X3 — translation MDGERKRKGEELPSPRVDAEIVSIDTFTKSPPKRGLVVGITFIKDSGDKASPFLNIYCDYEPGSEYNLDSIAQSCLNLELQFTPFQLGHAEVQVGDQLETVFLLSGNNPAIHLYKENEGLHQFEEQPVEHLFPELTELSSSVLWLHVSNIPGSSRRLTALGCQSGYVRVAHVDQSSRTVLQTWTIQQDGPISRVVVFSLRPPAGDPGEGEGEAKGAPLPPEDYSVLVTSMMEPAVVYRNVLSRGLQDQALLPGSDQFDSVLCGLVTDVDLDGKPEILLGTYGQELLCYKSCEAGSLGPGLPQATADASFRLLWHRSFASPLLAMEHVDLTGDGLRELAVVSLKGLHILQPEPSVPPAPDAASAEGPAAESATGRGGRAPDGRAPWPLRTLIPQGRLGTLGGQRAGNKAGKRPPHFPTTWV, via the exons ATGGATGGGGAgcggaaaaggaaaggggaggagctCCCGTCACCCAGAG TGGACGCCGAGATCGTGTCCATCGACACCTTCACCAAGTCGCCCCCCAAGCGAGGCTTGGTGGTGGGAATCACCTTCATCAAG GACTCCGGAGACAAGGCCAGCCCCTTCCTCAACATTTACTGTGACTATGAGCCGGGCTCCGAATATAACCTAGACTCCATCGCAC AGAGCTGCCTGAACCTGGAGCTGCAGTTCACCCCCTTCCAGCTGGGCCACGCCGA GGTCCAGGTGGGGGACCAGCTGGAGACGGTGTTTCTGCTCAGCGGGAACAATCCCGCCATTCATCTGTACAAAGAG AATGAGGGTCTGCACCAGTTTGAGGAGCAGCCGGTGGAGCACCTCTTCCCCGAGCTCACTGAGCTGAGCAGCAG CGTTCTGTGGCTCCACGTCTCCAACATCCCGGGCTCGAGCCGGCGGCTCACGGCCCTCGGCTGCCAGAGTGGTTATGTCCGTGTGGCCCACGTTGACCAGAGCAGCAGAA ctgtgctgcagactTGGACCATCCAGCAGGACGGGCCCATCTCGCGAGTGGTTGTCTTCAGCCTCCGGCCCCCAGCAGGAGAccccggggagggggagggag aGGCCAAAGGGGCCCCCCTGCCTCCAGAGGACTATAGCGTCCTGGTGACCAGCATGATGGAGCCGGCCGTGGTGTACCG GAACGTCCTGTCCCGCGGGCTTCAGGACCAGGCGCTGCTGCCCGGGAGCGACCAGTTTGATAGCGTCCTGTGTGGGCTCGTCACCGATGTGGACCTGGATGGGAAGCCCGAGATTCTGCTGGGCACCTACGGCCAG GAGCTGCTCTGTTACAAGTCCTGCGAGGCCGGGAGCCTGGGTCCAGGCCTCCCCCAGGCCACGGCCGACGCCAGCTTCCGCCTCCTGTGGCATCGCAGCTTTGCCAGCCCCCTGCTGGCCATGGAACACGTGGACCTGACCGGGGACGGCCTTCGGGAGCTGGCCGTGGTGTCCCTGAAGGGCCTGCACATCCTCCAG CCTGAGCCAAGCGTCCCGCCTGCTCCTGACGCGGCTTCGGCGGAGGGCCCTGCGGCAGAGTCAGCCACGGGCAGAGGAGGAAGGGCCCCGGACGGCCGAGCTCCCTGGCCTTTGAGGACCCTCATCCCCCAGGGCAGGCTGGGAACTCTTGGGGGTCAAAGGGCTGGGAACAAGGCTGGGAAGAGGCCCCCCCACTTTCCCACAACCTGGGTGTGA
- the SLC8A2 gene encoding sodium/calcium exchanger 2 isoform X2, protein MAPSLALAGAALLAGVVPCSGDTPASASPAPTSSPNASQESSCPGSTRCQPGVLLPVWEPDDPSLGDKAARAVVYFVAMVYMFLGVSIIADRFMTSIEVITSKEKEVTVTKSNGETSVGTVRIWNETVSNLTLMALGSSAPEILLSVIEVCGHNFQAGELGPGTIVGSAAFNMFVVIAVCIYVIPPGESRRIKHLRVFFVTASWSIFAYIWLYLILAVISPGVVQVWEALLTLVFFPVCVVFAWMADKRLLFYKYVYKRYRADPRSGVIIGAEGDYPKGIEMDGTFVGPDHHRVEAGLGPGPSPEDRELDESRKEVIQILKDLKQKHPDKGLDQLVGMANYYALLHQQKSRAFYRIQATRLMTGAGNVLRKHVADASRKPALLDGPEEEEEDGASHIFFEPSLYHCLENCGSVMLSVACQGGEGNSTFYVDYRTEDGSAKAGSDYEYSEGTLVFKPGETQKELRIGIIDDDIFEEDEHFFVRLMNLRVGDAQGMFEPDGGGRPKGRLVSPALATVTILDDDHAGIFTFQDRRLHVSECMGTVDVRVIRSSGARGTVRLPYRTVEGTARGGGVHYEDACGELEFGDDETMKTLQVKIVDDEEYEKKDNFFIELGQPQWLKRGISALLLNQGDGDRKLTAEEEEARRIAEMGKPVLGENCRLEVIIEESYDFKNTVDKLIKKTNLALVIGTHSWREQFLEAITVSAGDEEEEEDGTREERLPSCFDYVMHFLTVFWKVLFACVPPTEYCHGWACFGVSILVIGLLTALIGDLASHFGCTVGLKDSVNAVVFVALGTSIPDTFASKVAALQDQCADASIGNVTGSNAVNVFLGLGVAWSVAAVYWAAQGRAFEVQAGALAFSVTLFTIFAFVAVSVLLYRRRPHIGGELGGPRGPKLATAALFLGLWLLYILFASLEAYCHIRGF, encoded by the exons ATGGCCCCCTCGCTAGCTCTGGCCGGGGCCGCCCTGCTGGCAGGCGTGGTCCCCTGCTCCGGGGACACCCCCGCCTCGGCCTCCCCGGCGCCGACCTCGAGCCCCAATGCGAGCCAGGAGAGCAGCTGCCCGGGCTCCACCCGCTGCCAGCCCGGGGTCCTGCTGCCCGTGTGGGAGCCGGACGACCCGTCGCTGGGAGACAAGGCTGCCAGGGCCGTGGTTTACTTCGTGGCCATGGTCTACATGTTCCTGGGAGTGTCCATCATCGCTGACCGCTTCATGACCTCCATCGAAGTCATCACCTCCAAGGAGAAGGAGGTCACGGTCACCAAGAGCAACGGCGAGACCAGCGTGGGCACCGTGCGCATCTGGAACGAGACCGTCTCCAACCTGACCCTGATGGCCCTGGGCTCCTCGGCCCCCGAGATCCTGCTGTCCGTCATCGAGGTGTGCGGCCACAACTTCCAGGCTGGGGAGCTGGGGCCGGGCACCATAGTGGGCAGTGCCGCCTTCAACATGTTTGTGGTCATTGCCGTCTGCATCTACGTCATCCCCCCCGGGGAGAGCCGGCGCATCAAGCACCTGAGGGTCTTCTTCGTCACGGCCTCCTGGAGCATCTTTGCCTACATCTGGCTCTACCTCATCCTGGCCGTGATCTCGCCCGGGGTGGTCCAG GTGTGGGAAGCCCTCCTCACTCTGGTGTTCTTCCCCGTCTGTGTGGTCTTCGCCTGGATGGCCGACAAGCGCCTACTCTTCTACAAGTACGTCTACAAGCGCTACAGGGCGGACCCCCGAAGCGGGGTCATCATCGGGGCCGAGGGCGACTACCCCAAGGGCATCGAGATGGACGGCACCTTCGTGGGGCCGGACCACCACCGCGTGGAGGCCGGGCTCGGGCCAGGCCCGAGCCCCGAAGACCGGGAGCTGGACGAGAGCCGGAAGGAGGTGATTCagatcctcaaagacctgaaacaGAAGCACCCCGATAAAGGCCTGGACCAGCTGGTGGGCATGGCCAACTACTACGCCCTCCTCCACCAGCAGAAGAGCAGGGCCTTCTACCGCATCCAGGCCACCCGCCTCATGACCGGGGCCGGCAACGTGCTCCGCAAGCACGTGGCCGACGCCTCCAGGAAGCCGGCCCTGCTGGACGGgcccgaggaggaggaggaggacgggGCCAGCCACATCTTCTTTGAGCCCAGCCTCTACCACTGCCTGGAGAACTGTGGCTCCGTCATGCTCTCCGTGGCCTGCCAGGGCGGGGAGGGGAACAGCACCTTCTACGTGGACTACCGGACCGAGGACGGCTCGGCCAAGGCCGGCTCGGACTACGAGTACAG CGAGGGCACGCTGGTTTTCAAGCCCGGGGAGACCCAGAAGGAGCTGCGCATCGGGATCATCGACGACGACATCTTCGAGGAAGACGAGCATTTCTTCGTCCGGCTGATGAACCTGCGGGTGGGGGACGCCCAGGGCATGTTCGAGCCCGACGGCGGCGGGAGGCCCAAGGGCCGGCTCGTGTCCCCCGCCCTCGCCACGGTCACCATCCTGGACGACGACCACGCGGGCATCTTCACCTTCCAGGACAGGCGGCTGCACGTCAGCGAGTGCATGGGCACCGTGGACGTCCGGGTGATCCGCAGCTCTGGTGCGCGGGGCACCGTCCGCCTGCCCTATCGCACCGTGGAGGGCACGGCTCGCGGAGGGGGCGTCCACTATGAGGACGCCTGCGGAGAGCTCGAGTTTGGAGACGACGAGACCAT GAAAACTCTCCAAGTGAAGATAGTAGATGATGAGGAATATGAGAAGAAGGACAACTTCTTCATTGAACTGGGGCAACCCCAGTGGCTGAAGCGAGGGATCTCAG CTCTCCTGCTCAATCAGG GGGATGGAGACCGCAAGCTGACTGCAGAAGAAGAGGAGGCTCGGAGAATTGCAGAGATGGGGAAGCCGGTTCTGGGGGAGAACTGCCGCCTCGAAGTCATCATAGAGGAATCTTATGACTTTAAG AACACAGTGGACAAGCTCATCAAGAAAACAAACCTGGCTCTCGTGATTGGGACCCATTCCTGGAGGGAGCAGTTTCTAGAAGCTATCACTGTCAGCGCAG GGgacgaggaagaggaggaggacggGACGAGGGAGGAGCGGCTGCCCTCCTGCTTCGACTACGTGATGCACTTCCTGACCGTCTTCTGGAAGGTGCTGTTCGCCTGCGTGCCCCCCACTGAGTACTGCCACGGCTGGGCCTGCTTCGGGGTCTCCATCTTGGTCATCGGGCTCCTGACCGCCCTCATCGGCGACCTGGCCTCCCACTTCGGCTGCACCGTGGGCCTCAAGGACTCCGTCAACGCCGTGGTCTTCGTGGCCCTTGGGACGTCCATCCCGg ACACGTTCGCCAGCAAGGTGGCGGCCCTGCAGGACCAGTGTGCCGACGCCTCCATCGGCAACGTGACGGGCTCGAACGCCGTGAACGTGTTCCTGGGGCTGGGCGTGGCGTGGTCGGTGGCCGCGGTGTACTGGGCGGCGCAGGGCCGGGCCTTCGAGGTGCAGGCCGGGGCGCTGGCCTTCTCCGTCACGCTCTTCACCATCTTCGCTTTCGTGGCCGTGTCCGTCCTGCTCTACCGCCGGCGGCCGCACATCGGGGGCGAGCTGGGGGGCCCGCGGGGGCCCAAACTGGCCACGGCGGCGCTCTTCCTGGGCCTCTGGCTGCTCTACATCCTCTTCGCGAGCCTGGAGGCCTACTGCCACATCCGGGGCTTCTAG